In a genomic window of Plectropomus leopardus isolate mb chromosome 6, YSFRI_Pleo_2.0, whole genome shotgun sequence:
- the ccn1l2 gene encoding cellular communication network factor 1, like 2, with the protein MLSPVALQQIISTLCVLCSVAVMAGTECPAECSCSPSPQPCPQGVSWVSDHCGCCKVCARQFNEDCSATEPCDHIKGLRCHLGAGGDPERGLCRAEAQGLPCEFNGRVYQHGEDFQPNCQHQCTCMDRVVGCMPLCPHQVPLPDWRCSRPRLARPEGGCCEEWVCDDNNHISEEPDKPTHTSLPNRQPLPNHISVLLQAQLQPRHPAATGGAMFREMVSFPMSEVLLKPNCFPQTTEWTDCSTTCGMGISSRVTNNNPDCRLVRETRLCQIRQCELQLPVVSKKGKRCQRTVRPQVPVRISFAGCATAQRYRPRICGTCTDDRCCTPSLSRTVVLRFHCPDGEGFYRNMMWIQRCSCNTSCRTHSGPSSPLVTLYNDIHTFRH; encoded by the exons ATGCTCAGCCCTGTCGCTCTGCAGCAGATCATTTCCACCTTGTGTGTGCTCTGCAGTGTTGCAGTCATG GCAGGGACCGAGTGCCCAGCTGAGTGCTCCTGCAGCCCCTCACCCCAGCCGTGCCCGCAGGGTGTCAGCTGGGTGAGCGACCACTGTGGCTGCTGTAAAGTTTGTGCTCGGCAGTTTAATGAGGACTGCAGCGCCACCGAACCTTGTGATCACATCAAGGGGCTGCGCTGCCATCTGGGGGCCGGAGGAGACCCTGAGAGAGGACTGTGTCGAG cTGAGGCCCAGGGTTTGCCCTGCGAGTTTAACGGGCGAGTGTATCAGCATGGTGAGGACTTCCAGCCCAACTGCCAGCATCAGTGCACCTGTATGGACAGGGTGGTGGGCTGCATGCCTCTCTGTCCTCACCAAGTGCCCCTGCCTGACTGGCGCTGCTCGCGTCCACGTCTAGCCAGGCCTGAGGGCGGCTGCTGCGAGGAGTGGGTGTGTGACGACAATAACCACATCAGTGAGGAGCCCGACAAGCCGACACACACCTCCCTGCCTAACAGACAACCCCTTCCCAACCACATCAGTGTCCTGCTGCAGGCCCAGCTGCAGCCTCGGCACCCGGCCGCCACTGGAGGGGCCATGTTCAGAG AGATGGTGTCCTTCCCCATGTCTGAGGTGCTGCTCAAACCTAACTGTTTCCCACAAACCACAGAGTGGACCGACTGCTCCACCACATGTGGAATGGGTATTTCAAGTCGAGTGACCAATAACAACCCAGACTGTCGGCTGGTCAGAGAAACCAGACTGTGCCAGATCCGTCAGTGTGAGCTGCAGCTTCCTGTAGTGAGCAAG AAAGGGAAGAGGTGCCAGCGAACTGTTCGCCCCCAGGTACCAGTGAGAATCTCCTTCGCTGGATGCGCGACGGCACAGCGGTACCGCCCTCGCATCTGTGGGACTTGCACTGATGACCGCTGCTGCACACCATCCCTGTCTCGCACCGTGGTGCTCCGTTTCCACTGCCCTGATGGAGAGGGCTTCTACAGAAACATGATGTGGATCCAGCGCTGCAGCTGCAATACAAGCTGTCGCACACACAGTGGGCCCTCCAGTCCGTTAGTCACCCTCTACAATGACATCCACACTTTCAGGCACTGA